Proteins from a single region of Juglans microcarpa x Juglans regia isolate MS1-56 chromosome 5S, Jm3101_v1.0, whole genome shotgun sequence:
- the LOC121267606 gene encoding uncharacterized protein LOC121267606, whose translation MEGLIPFVYRAIMQYKHEKEIPSALGSYWFNESPSASYMRLPGGDSGRFQTSDHIQLLCSSDHQYRFSASTSSPSSSSRAPSSTTQIIVSSGVQSPVLRRLAARRVASSSSS comes from the coding sequence ATGGAGGGTCTTATTCCCTTTGTGTACAGGGCCATAATGCAGTACAAGCATGAAAAAGAAATTCCTAGTGCTCTTGGGTCCTACTGGTTCAATGAGTCACCCTCTGCTTCCTACATGCGACTTCCCGGCGGCGATTCTGGCCGTTTTCAAACGTCTGATCATATACAGCTTTTATGTTCTTCAGATCACCAATATCGGTTCTCTGCGTCGacttcttctccatcttcttcatcCAGGGCTCCTTCGTCGACTACCCAAATCATAGTGTCGTCTGGAGTTCAGTCCCCAGTACTTCGTCGTCTGGCTGCCCGTCGAGTGGCGAGTAGTAGTAGTTCATGA
- the LOC121267607 gene encoding CASP-like protein 5B1 — protein sequence MKNLVGRPGSVSGLILRLGQCAFAAAAIGVMVSAFGFARFTAFCYLIASMGLQVLWSFGLACLDIYALTRKRDLQNPVLVSLFVVGDWVTATLTLAAACSSAGIIVLYSRDLAFCKHNPHLPCNKFQMSIAFAFITWAFTAISSHVMFWILLASV from the exons ATGAAGAATTTGGTAGGGAGGCCGGGGTCGGTGAGTGGGCTTATATTGAGGCTAGGGCAATGTGCATTTGCTGCTGCGGCGATTGGGGTGATGGTTAGTGCTTTTGGATTTGCTAGGTTCACTGCCTTCTG CTATTTAATTGCATCAATGGGTCTTCAAGTTCTGTGGAGCTTTGGACTTGCATGTCTTGATATTTATGCTTTGACAAGAAAGAGGGATCTTCAAAATCCAGTCCTAGTGAGCCTGTTTGTTGTAGGCGATTGG GTGACCGCTACTTTAACCCTTGCAGCTGCATGCTCATCAGCGGGGATTATAGTTCTCTATTCAAGAGACTTGGCTTTCTGCAAGCATAATCCTCATCTCCCATGCAACAAATTCCAGATGTCTATAGCATTTGCTTTCATCACCTGGGCTTTTACCGCCATATCATCTCATGtgatgttttggattttattaGCCTCAGTTTAG